The following are encoded in a window of Panicum virgatum strain AP13 chromosome 5N, P.virgatum_v5, whole genome shotgun sequence genomic DNA:
- the LOC120673960 gene encoding protein INVOLVED IN DE NOVO 2-like gives MGHNMGEGSEFEEWEAKTYAGLISGDLKVKNGERYKCPFCSSGGKGYCSINGLLRHASIVAGASTNSGVKATHSALIKYLNNSYGTSSEPQSQQVAVEPRLPENRGKQYVWPWMGVLVNLPTKWEDGHRVGASAARLKEQLSRFCPLKVAALWNTRGHTGTAIMEFGKDWSGFENARAFGSYFVAEGHGKTDWKKKKNGYSGLFGWVAMDEDYIFQGPIGAHLRKSGDLKTINEFENERVQRADKLVSQLSSQVEVKDRHLNELEWEYNGIIESLDKMVRENEKLRLSHEKCISEKQQQARVRSLAIIERNKMLHLELDSKINELDLRTKRPYDLASSSNYDRRSTEQEKQMNAMESNHLKMAMLEQERAKENVLKRLEEQVREKKDIFNKIEKLKEQFYQKKTLEFQIQQTKGELGVMKHMPYGEGSELKNKMDELSKNLKEKEDELDVLSKELKEKEDELGKMQSHTNTLIVKDRESNAMLQEARSILEKGLKLSTSGRAHIGIKLVGQLDPKPFLNACLQRLSKGDAELRAGELCSEWQHQIKNSNWHPIKVVEVDGKEPERIIVDDANLQELKDEYGQEVYAAVTKALLEIDEYNGSGRYCKPVMWNFKADRRATLTEGVRFIIKQWQSHKRKR, from the exons ATGGGTCACAACATGGGTGAAGGTTCTGAGTTTGAAGAGTGGGAAGCCAAAACTTATGCAGGCCTGATTTCAGGAgatttgaaagttaaaaatGGTGAGAGGTACAAGTGCCCCTTCTGTAGCTCTGGCGGAAAGGGATATTGCAGTATAAATGGCTTGCTTCGGCACGCCTCAATAGTAGCAGGTGCTTCAACCAACTCTGGAGTGAAGGCAACCCACAGTGCTCTCATCAAGTATTTGAACAATAGCTATGGTACATCATCTGAGCCACAGTCCCAGCAGGTAGCTGTGGAGCCAAGACTTCCTGAGAACAGAGGTAAGCAGTATGTCTGGCCATGGATGGGTGTCCTAGTTAACTTGCCTACCAAATGGGAAGATGGTCATCGGGTTGGAGCAAGTGCAGCTAGGTTGAAGGAGCAACTATCACGTTTTTGCCCGCTCAAGGTCGCTGCTTTATGGAATACTAGAGGTCATACAGGGACTGCTATTATGGAATTTGGAAAAGACTGGAGTGGATTTGAAAATGCACGGGCCTTTGGAAGTTACTTCGTGGCAGAAGGACATGGTAAAACagattggaagaaaaaaaagaatggcTACTCAGGGCTTTTCGGCTGGGTTGCAATGGATGAAGATTACATTTTCCAGGGACCAATAGGGGCCCACTTGAGAAAAAGCGGTGACCTGAAAACCATCAATGAATTTGAGAATGAAAGAGTACAAAGAGCAGATAAACTTGTATCTCAATTATCTAGCCAAGTTGAGGTGAAGGATAGACATTTGAATGAGCTTGAATGGGAATACAATGGGATAATTGAGTCGCTTGACAAGATGGTCAGGGAAAACGAAAAGCTTAGACTATCGcatgaaaaat GTATTAGTGAGAAGCAGCAGCAAGCGCGCGTGCGTTCCCTGGCTATTATTGAGAGGAATAAAATGCTGCATTTGGAACTCGACTCCAAGATAAATGAACTTGACTTGAGAACCAAACGGCCTTATGATCTTGCTTCAAGCAGTAACTATGACAGAAGGAGCACTGAACAGGAGAAGCAGATG AATGCTATGGAATCAAACCATCTTAAGATGGCAATGCTAGAACAAGAAAGAGCCAAGGAGAATGTGCTGAAGCGTCTGGAAGAACAAGTG CGAGAGAAAAAAGATATTTTCAACAAGATTGAGAAGTTGAAAGAACAGTTTTATCAAAAGAAGACCCTTGAATTTCAAATACAACAGACGAAGGGAGAACTAGGTGTGATGAAGCACATGCCATACGGTGAAGGTTCAGAATTGAAGAATAAAATGGATGAGTTGAGTAAGAATCTGAAAGAAAAGGAGGATGAACTGGATGTGTTGAGTAAGGAGTTGAAAGAAAAGGAGGATGAACTCGGAAAAATGCAGTCACACACCAACACTCTGATTGTCAAGGACAGGGAAAGCAACGCTATGTTACAAGAAGCTCGAAGCATACTGGAAAAA GGCCTTAAGCTTTCAACAAGTGGCAGGGCGCATATAGGAATCAAGTTAGTCGGGCAGCTTGATCCGAAACCTTTCTTAAATGCTTGTCTACAGAGGTTGTCAAAAGGTGATGCAGAACTTCGTGCTGGCGAACTTTGTTCAGAGTGGCAACACCAAATTAAAAATTCAAATTGGCATCCAATTAAGGTTGTCGAGGTTGATGGGAAAGAGCCG GAGAGGATAATCGTGGACGATGCAAATCTCCAGGA